From Equus asinus isolate D_3611 breed Donkey chromosome 14, EquAss-T2T_v2, whole genome shotgun sequence, one genomic window encodes:
- the SBK1 gene encoding serine/threonine-protein kinase SBK1: MSVGCPEPEPPHSLPCCGPGTAPGLGAGVPLLTEDMQALTLRTLAASDVTKHYELVRELGKGTYGKVDLVAYKGTGTKMALKFVNKSKTKLKNFLREVSITNSLSSSPFIIKVFDVVFETEDCYVFAQEYAPAGDLFDIIPPQVGLPEDTVKRCVQQLGLALDFMHGRQLVHRDIKPENVLLFDRECRRVKLADFGMTRRVGCRVKRVSGTIPYTAPEVCQAGRADGFAVDTGVDVWAFGVLIFCVLTGNFPWEAASGADAFFEEFVRWQRGRLPGLPSQWRRFTEPALRMFQRLLALEPERRGPAKEVFRFLKHELTSELRRRPSHRARKPAAGDRLPAAGPLRLEAPAPLKRTVLTESGSGSRAAAPAVGPVPVPVPVPVPDADLAPPGPPGRTDGRPDKSKGQVVLATAIEICV, translated from the exons ATGAGTGTGGGCTGCCCAGAGCCCGAGCcaccccactccctgccctgcTGTGGGCCAGGGACTGCCCCTGGGCTGGGAGCAGGCGTGCCCCTTCTCACTGAAGACATGCAGGCGCTGACCCTCCGCACGCTGGCTGCTAGCGACGTCACCAAGCACTATGAACTCGTCCGAGAGCTGGGCAAGGGCACCTATGGAAAGGTCGACCTAGTGGCCTACAAGGGCACAG GCACAAAAATGGCACTGAAGTTCGTGAACAAGAGCAAAACCAAGCTGAAGAACTTCCTGCGGGAGGTGAGCATCACCAAcagcctctcctccagccccttcATCATCAAGGTCTTCGACGTGGTGTTTGAGACCGAGGACTGCTACGTCTTCGCCCAGGAGTACGCACCCGCCGGAGACCTGTTTGACATCATTCCTCCTCAG GTGGGGCTCCCCGAGGACACCGTGAAGCGCTGCGTGCAGCAGCTGGGCCTGGCGCTGGACTTCATGCACGGACGGCAGCTGGTGCACCGCGACATCAAGCCCGAGAACGTGCTGCTGTTCGACCGCGAGTGCCGCCGCGTTAAGCTGGCCGACTTCGGCATGACGCGCCGCGTGGGCTGCCGCGTGAAGCGCGTCAGCGGCACCATCCCCTACACGGCGCCCGAGGTGTGCCAGGCGGGCCGCGCCGACGGCTTCGCCGTGGACACGGGCGTGGACGTGTGGGCCTTTGGCGTGCTCATCTTCTGCGTGCTCACCGGCAACTTCCCCTGGGAGGCGGCCTCGGGCGCCGACGCCTTCTTCGAGGAGTTCGTGCGCTGGCAGCGGGGCCGCCTGCCGGGGCTGCCGTCGCAGTGGCGCCGCTTCACCGAGCCGGCGCTGCGCATGTTCCAGCGGCTCTTGGCTCTCGAGCCCGAGCGCCGCGGGCCGGCCAAGGAGGTCTTCCGCTTCCTCAAGCACGAGCTCACGTCCGAGCTGCGGCGCAGGCCCTCGCACCGCGCGCGCAAGCCCGCCGCCGGGGACCGTCTGCCGGCCGCCGGGCCGCTGCGCCTCGAGGCGCCCGCGCCGCTTAAGCGGACGGTGCTGACCGAGAGCGGCAGCGGCTCCCGGGCCGCGGCCCCCGCCGTCGGGCCCGTGCCCGTGCCCGTCCCCGTCCCCGTGCCCGACGCCGACCTGGCGCCCCCTGGGCCCCCGGGCAGGACCGACGGCCGCCCGGACAAGAGCAAAGGGCAGGTGGTGCTGGCCACGGCCATCGAGATCTGCGTCTGA